A single genomic interval of Daucus carota subsp. sativus chromosome 1, DH1 v3.0, whole genome shotgun sequence harbors:
- the LOC135151284 gene encoding uncharacterized mitochondrial protein ymf1-like yields the protein MPFGKSILQRESLLRVSGEERSPEILISFHSSGSTSNQWRKLKNPWFPGRTLFRPSCFGTGKKKRFFAQLAHSAGPTCISYLAEEASDRLEFLPSWDSMDQDLLLLYGQYRSTFTLVDHMDVEKTYHFDELETSLFNFYLPSSYLCFVCSREELNLLNLGIPPK from the coding sequence ATGCCATTCGGAAAAAGTATTCTACAGAGGGAAAGCCTGTTACGAGTAAGTGGAGAGGAAAGATCTCCAGAGATTCTTATCTCATTCCATTCCAGTGGCTCAACCAGTAACCAATGGCGAAAACTCAAAAATCCATGGTTTCCCGGTAGAACCCTATTTCGCCCAAGTTGTTTCGGAACCGGAAAAAAGAAGCGGTTTTTCGCACAGCTTGCTCATAGTGCAGGTCCCACTTGTATATCGTATTTGGCCGAAGAAGCATCGGACAGGTTGGAGTTCTTACCTTCTTGGGACTCCATGGACCAAGATCTGCTTTTATTATATGGGCAATACCGATCTACTTTCACTTTAGTAGATCATATGGATGTAGAAAAAACTTATCATTTTGATGAATTGGAAACATCTCTTTTCAATTTCTATTTACCTAGTTCATATCTTTGTTTCGTGTGTTCCCGGGAGGAATTAAATCTCTTAAATCTCGGGATACCACCTAAATAA
- the LOC135151283 gene encoding uncharacterized tatC-like protein ymf16, whose product MLIGFGLTWFTRYWFPEELISPLAKPFLTLPLDSYFVRTQSTEASPTYVATSPIACSYFVFPLISHQIWCFLIPSCYGEQRTKYNRFLHLSGSRFSLFLFLTLPRVVPNVWHFPYFMGATSTNSLMIKLQPKIYDHIMLTVRISFIPSVCSQVPVIVIRLPEPRGLSVETSTNNRRFLMVFPLLTAALSTPPDIWCQIVARFLISLIIELAISVASIVQVREEGWTSGMRESGSIDKKEE is encoded by the coding sequence ATGTTGATCGGTTTTGGTTTGACATGGTTTACGCGTTACTGGTTCCCGGAAGAGTTAATATCTCCATTAGCTAAACCCTTTCTTACCCTGCCTTTGGACTCGTATTTTGTTCGTACACAATCAACGGAGGCCTCCCCGACATATGTTGCAACGTCTCCAATAGCATGCTCTTACTTCGTCTTTCCCTTAATAAGTCATCAAATTTGGTGCTTTTTGATCCCCAGTTGCTATGGGGAACAAAGGACGAAATACAATCGATTCCTCCATTTAAGTGGTTCTCGCTTCTCCTTGTTCCTGTTTCTAACTCTTCCCCGGGTAGTTCCCAATGTTTGGCACTTTCCATACTTCATGGGTGCAACATCAACAAATTCGCTCATGATCAAGTTACAACCCAAGATCTATGACCATATTATGTTAACTGTTCGTATTTCGTTCATTCCATCGGTATGCTCTCAGGTACCTGTAATTGTGATCCGTTTGCCAGAACCAAGGGGTCTTTCTGTGGAAACCTCCACGAACAATCGTCGTTTTTTGATGGTTTTTCCGCTTCTCACAGCTGCTCTTTCCACACCTCCGGATATCTGGTGCCAAATCGTCGCCCGTTTCCTTATTTCTTTGATAATAGAGTTGGCTATCTCTGTGGCATCGATTGTACAAGTTCGTGAAGAGGGCTGGACGAGTGGAATGAGGGAGAGCGGCTCGATCGACAAAAAAGAAGAGTAG
- the LOC135151286 gene encoding NADH dehydrogenase [ubiquinone] iron-sulfur protein 2-like, with amino-acid sequence MAQEHAHSSAVERLLNCEVPLRAQYIRVLFREITRISNHSLALTTHAMDVGASTPFLWAFEEREKLLEFYERVSGARMHASFIRPGGVAQDLPLGLCRDIDSSTQQFSSRIDELEEMSTGNRIWKQRLVDIGTVTAQQAKDWGFSGVMLRGRAT; translated from the coding sequence ATGGCCCAAGAACACGCTCATTCTTCAGCCGTAGAGAGACTTTTGAATTGCGAGGTACCATTACGAGCTCAATATATACGAGTGTTATTCCGTGAAATAACTCGAATTTCAAATCATTCACTTGCTTTAACTACTCATGCTATGGATGTGGGAGCATCAACTCCGTTCCTGTGGGCTTTTGAGGAGCGGGAGAAATTGTTGGAATTCTATGAAAGAGTCTCGGGAGCCAGGATGCATGCCAGTTTCATACGACCAGGTGGAGTGGCACAAGATCTGCCTCTTGGCTTATGTCGAGATATTGATTCCTCCACACAACAATTTTCTTCTCGTATCGACGAATTAGAAGAGATGTCAACCGGCAACCGTATCTGGAAACAACGATTAGTGGATATTGGTACTGTCACTGCACAGCAAGCAAAGGATTGGGGATTCAGTGGTGTAATGTTAAGAGGTCGTGCGACATGA
- the LOC135152995 gene encoding NADH dehydrogenase [ubiquinone] iron-sulfur protein 2-like yields the protein MWVEEASKSEGRTAGHVTCTELVADWAFYVIKAEKLAFLLSKRVCWDSRRAAPYDVHDQLDPDVPVGTRGDRYDRYCIRIEEMRQSVRIIVQCPNKMPSGMIKADDRKLCPPSRGRMKLSMESCAV from the exons ATGTGGGTAGAGGAAGCCTCAAAAAGCGAAGGCCGAACTGCAGGTCACGTGACCTGCACCGAGTTGGTGGCTGACTGGGCCTTTTATGTGATCAAAGCGGAGAAGCTCGCCTTCTTGTTATCCAAAA GGGTATGCTGGGATTCGCGAAGAGCAGCACCTTACGATGTTCATGACCAATTGGATCCTGACGTACCAGTAGGTACCAGAGGAGATCGCTATGATCGTTACTGTATTCGTATCGAAGAGATGCGACAAAGTGTTCGGATCATTGTGCAATGTCCTAATAAAATGCCTAGTGGCATGATCAAAGCCGATGATCGTAAGCTATGTCCTCCATCACGAGGCCGAATGAAACTATCCATGGAATCGTGCGCCGTGTGA